In Atribacteraceae bacterium, the genomic stretch TTCTTCCCGGTTGGTATCGAGATTGTCCCTGGCAAGAACATTTTTTTGGATTTCTCTCAGATTGACCGTCAAACCTTTTTCTCGATTCTGCAACCACCGTCTTTTCGCCCGGATTTCCGGTGCAGCGGTAAGATAAATTTTTAGATCAGCCTCGGGGAGTATCACGGTCCCGACGTCCCGTCCTTCCGTGATCGAAGGCTGTGACAACGCCAAAGATCGTTGTTTTTCCTTCAGATAATTGCGAACTTCCGGAAGACGGGCAACGTCGGATACCTTCTCGTCGACCGGCTGGCTTCGGATCTGGTCTTCAACCGGTTTTCCTGCGAGTAAAACTTTCACTTGACCATCTTCCGTGATCAGTTCGAGTTTCATAGCGGCTAGGGCATGACCAAGCGCTTTCCGGTCATCGATATCAATTCCGTTGACGATCAGGTAGTAGGTCACCGCCCGGTACATCGCGCCGGTATCGATAAACAGGCAATGTAAGGCTTTGGCTAATTTTCTGGCCATCGTACTTTTTCCCGACCCGGCGGGACCGTCGATGGCGATCAAGCGTTTCACGACTGCACACCGTGGGGTTGAAAGGTCTGGACACCGAGAAGAGCGAGGTCATGAAAAAACTCCGGATAGCTCACCCCGATACATTCGGATTCCTGCACTATGGTTTCCCCCTCAGCAGCAAGACCGGCCACAAGCAAGCTCATGGCGATTCGATGATCTTTTCCTGACGAGACGGCGGCTCCCCGCAGTTTGACCGGACCGGTTATCCTCAACCCATCCTCCTCTTCCGTAATGTCTGCTCCCATAAGCTGTAAACCTCGAGCGATGCCGTGAAGTCGGTCCGATTCCTTGACTCGTAGTTCTCCAGCCCCGCTAATGCTGGTCACCCCCTGGGCCTGGGTCGCCAGAACGGCCAGAATGGGTATTTCATCGACGAGAGAAGGTATCATCTCCCTCGGTATTGCGATACCCTGCAAAGGGGCATGTTGAATTTGGATATCGCCGTACCCCTCACTGAAGCACTCTCCTTGGGGAATGATAGTCAGGTCGGCTCCCATAAGCCGCAGGCATTCCAGAAAACCGGTACGCAGAGGATTCAAACCGACGTTCCGTATGGTAATCGAGGATTCGGGAATCAGCAAAGCCAGAGCCGCTGGAAAAGCTGCAGAAGAAGGGTCTCCGGGGAGGGAAAAGCGGGTAGCCGGCATCCTGTCCGGAGGGGTCAGGTAAAGTCGCTTTTCCTGTTCCACAACGGACACCCCCAAGTAGCGCAGCATGTTTTCCGTGTGATTTCGGGTGGGCAGTAATTCCTCGATCACCGACCGGTCGTCGGCGAAGAGCGAAGCAAAGAGCAAGGCCGATTTTACCTGGGCACTGGCAACCTCCATCTGGTAGGAAATGGCCCTTAAACGCCGCCTCCCCCGTACGTAGAGCGGTGGGTACCGGTCGTGATTTCTCCCCCCGAGAAGGGCTCCGGTAGCGGTCAGCGGATCGATGATTCGTTTCATAGGCCGCTTGCGGATGCTCGCATCACCGGTCAGGACGGTCAGACCTTCAATGCCACAGGCGATTCCAGACAGCATTCGAATGGTGGTCCCTGAATTTCCCACATCAAGGACAGTATCCGGTTCCTGCAAGTGGCGGTGACCCGGCGAGTGCACTTCCACTTGATGGGTCACCGGCTCTTCTTTGATTTCGGCACCGAATGACCTCAAACACCGTAAGGTGGAACGGCAATCCTCACAGAAAGAAAACCCTTCAATATTGGTCTGGCCCGAGCATAGGGCCCCAAGCATGGCCGCCCGATGACTGAGGGATTTATCCCGAGGACAAAAAAGCACGCCCCGCAAGGGGCGATCCCATTTTCTGACGGTAGTCGTATTCACGACATTGTCTCCAGGTCCCGGCGCAAAGCCAGAGCCTGACCCAGGTAGATGTGATGAACATCATCTTGCCCTTTTCCAGGTTGATCGGCCAAAACGAGCATACGCAAACATTTTTCCAATGCACCGCTGACAGGAATTTCCTGGGCACACATGGTGGGAACCAAGCGGAAGTCATCCTGTCGGCGGATCCCCTCGGCCGGAAATGCGGAGCGAATATCCGGTGTCACGGTGATGAAAACCGCCCCGACCGCTTCGGGAATGAGTTGGTTCTGTTCCAGAATTTTTTCGAACAGATCAAGGGCGGCCTTTAGAACTTGTTCGTGCGTATCTTCGTCAATACAGATGGCGCCTCGTATACCCCGCATCATGAACGTTCTATTCCTTTCTGTATTATCATGTTCTCGGTCATCAGAAATCGATCCCCTGCCGGGGACCGATCCCCTTCCCAGCCGGGTGTTTGACCATTCTCATTTCCGTCACCAGGTCAGCCATAGCCAGAAGCTCCTCCGGAGCACTTCTCCCGGTCACCACTACCTCGACGGTCTCCGGGTGATTCCGGAGAACTTCTGCACAGTCGTTCCAGTCCAGAATGCCGAAATGGAAGGCATAGGTGAGTTCATCGAGAACAATCAGGTTGTACCGGGCGGCGATCATCTCCCGTTTTGCCAGTTCCCAGCCAATCAGAAATTCTTTCCGATCGTCCTTCCCCGGTTCACATCGGGAGATAAATTCTCCGGTTCCGAACTGGAACACGGTGACTCTGGGAATACATTGTAGGGTGGCCAGTTCACCGGTAAAACGTTTTTTGAAAAACTGAATTATCAGTACCCGCTTGCCCTGTCCGGCCGCCCGAAGGCTCAGGCCCAGCGCCGCGGTGGTTTTCCCTTTGCCGGTTCCGTAATAAACTTCCAGAAGACCCCGGTTATCCACAGCCGGTATTTTCCTCCATTAGAGATTGAATCTTTTTCCGCTCTTCTTGAGTAAAATACTTCCATTGGCCAGGAAGAATGTTCTGGTCCAAGATGAACGGTCCCATTGCTAACCGGATTAATCTTAGCACGGGATGCTTGAGAGAATCAAACAGGATGCGGATCTCGTGCTTTTTCCCTTCAAACAGGATTAAATCGACAATTGAGCAGTCCCGGGTATAACCCTTGATTTCCCCTGAGGCGATTCGATATGTCGTTCCATTTTTTTCAATACCTGATTTCAAAAAATCCAATTCTTCCAATTCGATTGTTCCCGAGACAAAGACCCGGTATTTTTTGGGGATTTCGAACCGGGGATGGGTTAACCGGTACGTGAGAGCTCCGTCATTGGTCAGGAGGAGGAGCCCTTCACTATCCTGGTCCAGGCGGCCGACCGGGTAAATCCGGTCGGGAACTTCTGAAAAAAAAGACATCACTGTTTTACGGCCGAAAGGATCTCTTACCGTGGTTAAGACATCCCGGGGTTTGTAAAACTTGATATATACCGTCCGCTCCTGCCGTATTAGCGGTTTTCCATCGAGTGTGACCGATTCACCCGTTAGCACGAGCCGGCCGGGATCAATGGCAGGTTTACCAGAAATCGCGACCCGTCCAGCCCGGATTATTTCTTCACACCCCCGGCGGGAAGCGACTCCCAAACGAGCCAAAAACTTGTTAAGTCGTTCTCCGCCACTCTCTGGCGGGGCTTCATTCAACCGGCTCTTCCCCCGGAACCATGATGATCCTTTGCAGTCGCTCCAAGCCTTCCGGACCATCGATGCCAAAAGTCTGATAAAACTTCCGGGTTACCCGGTAGAGGTATGGCTTACCCGGTTTGTCGGCATATCCATCGATATGTACCAAGCCTCTTTCGAGCAGCGTCTTGAGCGATCCAGCCGAATCAGCGCCCCGCTGCAGATCGATAGCGGCTTTGGTAATCGGCTGAAACAGGGATATCAGGGCCAAGGTTTCAAGTGCCGCCCGCGAAAGTCCCTTCTTGACGATAATTTTGGCAAACTCCTTGATCGCCTGACCATATTCCGGCAATACCATCATTTGCCAGGTATCCGCCACCTGGCGGATCACCAGGGAGCCCTCTTCACTGCTGTACCGTTTGGTCAGCTCTTCAAGTACCCTCCGGAGGCTCTCTTCACTTTCCCCGGTCAATTCGCTCATTTCTCGGATGCTCACCGGGTGCGGTGAAGCAAAAAGATAGGCTTCGATCAAACCCGGCGTTTTATTAGCCGAGGTCATTCTTTCGAAACGAGACAATCCCCTGATCATCTCTCATAATTAGGATTTTCCGGAAAACCATGTCGAGAAGAACTAAAAAAGTCGCAATGTCGGCCTTGCGATCTTTGGTGTTCTGCAGAAGCACTCCGATTGAATGCCAGTGTTGGGGTGCCCGACAAAAAAATCCCTCCAGAAAAACCTGGCGTTGTTCGATGAGGTCTTTGAATTCATCGTCGATTTTAATATCAACCCCGGTCTTTTCCTTGGTCAGATAGGTCCGATAGAGGCCTAAAAGCTCTTCGAGGTTGACCCGTCCGAGGTCAATTACGTCCTTCATCTGGATAGATTTCCACCGTTCGGGCGGCGCTTTGACCACATAGCGCTCCTGTTCCTGGATCGAGGCCAGAACATCGGCAAAGCGAGATAGGAAATCGCCAGCGGTCTCTGCTTCCTCGGACGATTCCTCCTCCCCATGAACACCCAGGGTTTCGTTCAACTCCGTTTCGATCTGCGTGATGAGAGATTCCAATTGATCGATGCGTTCCCGAAGACTTTCCGTATCGGCAAGATGATGGGATTCACTCATGCCGGGGCAGACCATAGTCGATGCGAACGGCGCGGCGGACTATGGACATGGTTTCTCTGGCCATTTCGCGCGCCTTGCGGCTTCCTTCAACGAGTAGTTCTCTGACCAGGCTATCTTTTGCCTGGTATTCGGTCCGGTATGGAGTGATGGCATCTAAAAAATCCACCAGAAGACCGGACAGTTCCTTTTTGCAATCTACACAACCCAACGCTCCACTCCGGCAGTCCATTTCGATTTCCGAGACCCGCGGGTTCGCGATCAACCCTTGTAGAGAGAACACGTTACAGCGCTCAGGATGCCCGGGATCGTTCCTGCGGATTTTATCCGGATCCGTAAACATCGAAGCCACCTTTTTCTTGATGTCGTTCCTATCTTCCGATAGACCTATGGTGTTGTTGACGCTTTTACTCATTTTTTTCCCATCTATCCCCAGGATACGCGGGGTTTCAGTCAAAAGTTCGTCCGGCTCCGGAAAAACAGCGGTGTGATAGAGGTGGTTGAAACGACGGGCGATTTCCCGGGTCATCTCGATGTGCGGAACCTGATCTTCGCCAACCGGAACCCCCACTGCACGATAGATTAAAATATCTGCAGCCATCAGGACCGGGTACCCGAGATGCCCGTAGCCAACCGCTTCCTTGAGACCCATGTCCTGAAGCTGTTGTTTGAGAACCGGATTCCGATCCAACCATCCTACCGGGGTAATCATGGAAAAAAGAAGGTGGAGTTCGGCGTGCTCTCTCACCAGAGACTGAATCATCATCAACGATCGTTCGGGATTTATCCCCACGCTCAGCCAGTCCTTGACCATGTCCAGGATGTTCTTTTCCAGATCTTCGGTCTGTTCGAAGGAAGTGGTCAAGGCATGCCAATCGACCACCCCGAAAATACAGTCATATTCCTCCTGTAAGCGGATCCAATTCCTGAGTGCGCCAAAATAATGTCCAATATGCATCTTGCCTGTAGGTCGCATTCCGCTGAATATACGTTTCCGGGTATTCACACTACCTCATCCCTTCTACGATGTTTTTGACGAATTGCCGTTCCTCCGCTCGATTGAATACCATCCCGTCAATCATGGCCAGACGGAGTTCCTCCAAAATTGTAGCATAAATCGGTCCTTCACGAAGGCCCATTTCCTTTAGGTCATTTCCGGTCAAAACCGGTTTCGTGGAAAACCATTCGGTTAAATAGCGTTCAAGGGTTTGGTAAGCTAGCTGGTTGTCCGAATAAATGGCCAGGTTGAGATACAGGAATTCAAGGGGGATCCGCTGCAAGATCCGGAAGGCGGCAGAAGGACGCATGATCGGACGGGACAGCGTTCTACGCAACCGATCCCGGTCACCGAAATAGCTGTTGATCGCCTGAGCTTGCCGGTGGGACAGGGAAAGTTTTTTGACGAAGTTGTCCAGGTGATAGAGGCTCATGTTTTCAAGCAGGGGGCTCAGCTTCAGGAGAAAAAGGTCAAGGGGAACGGGCGGCGGGAATTGGTCAATCCCTTTTTTCAAGTCTTCAAAGATTCTGGTATATTCAGCTTTCCAGGTACACCCCGGAAAAATGCAGGGAAAGGTGTCCAGTTGGTACAATCGGCGTAGGTAGCGGTGGTATCCCGGCAGGCGGAGAATGAGTTGTATTTCCTCCTTAAGTCGATCCGGTTTGAGAGAGTTGAGTTGTTCTTCCCGAACTGCTTGCTTCAGAAGACTCATCGTAAACGGTTCGATGGCGAAATCGTATTTTTGCTCAAACCGGACTGCCCTGATGATGCGGGCAGGATCCTCCACCAGGCTCAGGGGGTGCAGTATGCGCAAGGAGTGGTTTTCCAAATCGCGGATCCCACCGAAAAAGTCGAACAGGTCCCCCCAATTATCCGGGCTTAGGCTGGCGGCCAGGGCGTTGATCGTAAAATCCCGGCGGAAGAGATCCCGTCTCAGACTTGCGTATTCTACTTCCGGAGCGGAACCGGCTTGTGGATAGTATTCCTGACGGGCGGTCGCAAAATCGATACGTCGCTGGTTGGCCATGATCAGGATGGCGGTGCCAAAGGGGGGGTACGATACCGTCTTCCCCGGGAACAACTCAGTGACCTTTTTCACAAACTCGATGGCGTTCCCTTCAATAACGATATCCAAGTCTTCATTCGGAATACCAAGGATACAGTCTCGCACCACTCCGCCCACCAGGTAGGCCTGGTACCCCATTTTCCGGGCGAGGTCTCCAAGTTTATTCAAGAAGCTCAGATCCGCCTCGGAAAACTGGAAAAAGAGTTTCTGGGAGATATTCAGGCGGGTGAGTCGGGGGCTAAGAAAATTCTCCTGCTGGTGAAAGGTCCGCAGGAGATCGCTTCGGGTGATGATTCCCATCAGTCTCCCCTCTTTGACCACCGGAATCCGGCCGATATCCTTTTCCACCATCAGGTTACGGACCTGGAATATGGACGAATCGGGAGTCACGGTGATGACCTGGGGAGCCATGAAGCTCTTCACCGGTGCGTTCTGTAGTCCGTGATGTATCGCTTTTTCGACATCACGGCGGGCAATTAAACCTACCACGGACCCCATTTCGTTGACTACCGGGAGACCGGAATAACCGAATCTGATCATGATCAGGGAAGCTTCGCGAATCGAACTCTCCACATGAATGGTCTTGACCGGGTAAGACATGATTTCATAGGCCCTCAGGAAGGACAGTGATTCCCGCAGAATATTTCGGAGTTTCCTGATCGCCTCTTCCGGGGTGATATTTTTCAAGGCGGTCGAAGCCGCGCCGCGATGACCTCCTCCGTTCATTTTTTCCAATATTTTCCGGAGGTCGACGTCTTCCAGGCGGCTGCGGGAAATGATATAGACTTTCTCTTCGAGGGTGAATACGGCAAAAAGTACTTCGATCTCTTCAAGATCCATCAATTTGTGAACCAGGAAAGAAACCCCATCGATGTATTCATGGCTGGTCACCGAGGTAAAATGAACGGGTATTCCGTTGATATTTTCAACTACGAGGGAGTCAATCATCCGTTTCAGGATTTCCCTCTGTTCAGTGGTCAGTTGCAAACCGGTGAAACGGGGGACGTACCCCACCTGTGCCCCTCGCTGGATCAGATAGGAGACCGCGTCCAAATCATCCGAGGTGGTGGTTGGAAAAGTAAAGGACCCGGTGTCTTCATAAATCCCGAGCGTAAACAGAGTCGCTTCGAGAGGGGCCAGAGGCAGGTTCTTTTCCCGTATCCTTTTCACTAAAAGCGTTGTGCAGGCGCCCAGAGGTTCGATATGAACCGTATCCCCAGCCAGGCTTTCTTCGGAAAGGGGATGATGATCATACACCACATAGGTTATCGATCCCTGCCGGATGGCCTGACCTGCTCTTCCGATCCGATCGGGAAGCGATGTATCAGTAACAAAGACCCGCTTGACCGCTGTCCAGTCCAAGTCTTTTTCCAGGCTATAGGGAAAAAAATGCCCGTATAGGGTCAGGAAGTGTCTGACATTGCGATTGACGGCGCCTCCCAGCACCATAACAGTCCCGGGGTACAGCCGAGTCACGGCATACATGGACGAAAGAGAGTCGAAATCGCTTCCTTCGTGGCTGACCACTATGTCCATACCGGTCTCCTAAAAAAAGTCTTCAGGTTCACAGGCTTTTTCACGCGGGAAAGAAGGCCGTCCCGGGACCTGCCCAGGAAACGTTCAAAACGCAGCTGGCCGTTGCAGCAATATCGGCAAAGGTTTTTCGGACTCCAAGAGAATGGCTGGGAGAAAGGGTCGGAGCATACATCAGGAGAGGGGCGTATTCCCGGGTGTGATCTGTCCCGGGGAAGGTCGGGTCGCAGCCATGGTCGCTGGTGATCAGGAGCACATCGTTACCGGTGAGTATCTCAAGAAGCTCGGCCAGTTCCCGGTCCCATTCCTCGATGGCTTTCGCAAACCCCCGGGGGTCATTGCGGTGGCCGTACAGACTGTCAAAATCGTTGAAATTAGCCCACACCAAGTCACCCTCCCCGCTATTGGCCAGTTCACGAAATACGGCGAACGTTTCCCGGTTCCCCGAGGTCTTATAGGAACGGGTAACCCCCCGGTTGGCAAATATATCCTTGATCTTACCCACGCCGATGGTTATCTTCCCTTCCGCAACAAGCACGTCCAACAAAGTTCGGGCAGGGGGCGGGAGAGAATAATCGCGTCGCCCTCCCGTTCGGACATAGTTTCCTGCGTTGCCTTCAAAAGGTCGGGCAATGACCCTGGCGACCGCGTCTTTCCCGGTGAGGATGCGGCGGGCATATTCGCAGAAACGGTAAAGTTCTTCCGGGGGGATGACCGCAACATGAGCGGCAACCTGGAAAACGCTGTCTGCCGAGGTATACACAATGGGAGCGCCGGTCCGGAGGTGTTCATTTCCCAGTCGGGCGATGATGTCGGTTCCAGAGGCAGGCACATTTCCCAACACCGGTTTGCCGAAATACTTTTGCACCGCATCGATGATCCGATTGGGAAATCCTTCCGGATACAGTGGAAATGGTTGGTCAAGGATCAGTCCAGCTATTTCCCAGTGTCCGGTTGTCGTGTCTTTCCCCGGTGATTGTTCCAGCATCTTTCCATAGGAAGCCTGCGAAGAAACGGGTTGTGGAACACCGGGGATTTCATCGATCAGTCCCAGACCCAGTGAGGCGAGGACCGGCAGGTGCAAGCCTCCGACGGCTCGAGCCGTATTTCGCAGGGTATGGCTGCCTCGGTCGTTATAGTAGGCGGCATCGGGAAGTTCGCCCATTCCTACCCCATCTAGGAGAGCGATCAGAATCCGCATTCCGGTTCACTCAGCCATTGTTGTAAACCGATAATCGTCTTGGCATCGGCGATCGAACCTGAAGCGAGCAATCGGCGGGCTTCCAGCCGGGTGATTTCATGGAGGTAGATCTCCTCATCCTCGTCCCCCTGCCGGGATTCAGGATGTGGCCAGGCGTTCCGGGCTCGATACAGGTGGATGATTTCCGAGCTATACCCAGGCGCGAGAAATACCGGGAGAAGAAATTCCCACTGTTGCGAAACAAACCCGGTTTCTTCTTCAAGTTCCCGGCGGGCGCATTCCGCCGGGCCCTCTCCAGCCTCCAGAGTGCCAGCCGGAATTTCCCATAACCAGCGAGCCGCCGGCGCCCGGAACTGTCGAATAAGGAGGAGTCTGTTTTGTGTGGTGCTGGCGACCACCGCAACTGCTCCGGGATGGTGGACAAATATACGCTCAAAACGGTCTTCATACTGATTCCGAACAATATCGAATATCTTCGCTCGAAACACCGTTTCGCTTTTTACCAATTCAGGGATAAGCGGTTCGGCGCCTTCTCGCTCCCGGTTGAAAATAATCATCGCTAACCCTGCTCCTTTGGCGTAATCCAAACATGTTTGATGGGAAAGCCTTTTGCCGTTAGGTCGTCAAGCAGGGCATCCGGGTTGGAAGAATCTACCCGGATAACTATATAGCGGTAGTTTGCCCTTTCCGGATTGTGAAAGGTGGCCAGGCTTAGGATATTCACCTGGTGGTTCTTGATCACAGAGGTCACTTCATAGAGGACACCGGCTTTCATTGGTAGTTCCAGGGTGATTCTCGTTCCTCCCTCCTCCACGCCCAGTGTTTCCACCAGGACCCCGAAAATATCGGATTCAGTGATCACCCCGATGACCTGGCTTTCCTGGACCACCGGCATGCCGCCGACATTATTTTTTTTCATGATCAAAGCGGCCTCTTCAATTGGTGTGTCCGGTTTAATGGTGATGACTCGTTTCTTCATGATCTCGGCAACGGTCATTTTGGAGAGTAGGTAGGTAATTTCAAAACGGCTCAGCGAGATGGCCTTGGATGGTTCGGCCTCGAGAAGATCGTTGTAGGTGACGATTCCCACAATTTTTCCTCCATCCACCACCGGCAGTCGTCGAATGCCTTTTTCTTTCATCAGTTTTTCCGCTTCCAGAATCGTGGTTTTGCTGTTGACGAGGACCACGGTCTTGCTCATTCGATCTCGGACTAACACTGGGCTCCCCCTCTGTTTTTTTCCTGGATAATAAATTCTTTACCCGCCTCGATAGCCCGGAGGTTCATATTGACAAGGTCATCCGGCTTTCCGGCCAACACATCCCGGATCGCCGCTTGTAAGGTCTCGAAATGGACCACCGGATGATATGCCAGGACCGCACCGAGCATGACCATATTCAGAGTCCGGGGGTCGGGAAGTCGCGCTACCAGCTCGTTCGCCGGGACCATGAGCACATTGATATCCGGATAGGAAACCGCGTGGTGAACGAGCGATGAATTGACCGCCAGAAGCCCCTTTTCCCTAACGCCGGGCGCGTAGCGCCTGAGGGATGGTTCGTTCATGGCAATGCAAACGTCAGGATGTTCGGACTGGGTCGCTCCGATTGTCTCCGAAGAGACGATGACCGTACAGGTTGCCGTTCCACCACGCATTTCCGGTCCGTAAGAAGGATACCAACTCACCTCAAATCCTTCAAACATTCCGGCAGTCGCCAATATACGGCCCATAAACAGGATTCCCTGACCACCAAAGCCGCCGATCAGCGTCTCAGTGTACATGGACTCCCTCTTTCCAGTCCTTGATTACACCCAGCGGAAAAACATTTTTCATTTCTTTGTCCACCCAGTCCACCGCATCAGTCGGGGTCATTTTCCAGTTGGTGGGACAGGGAGAAAGAAACTCCACCATCGAAAATCCTCTCTTCTCTTGCTGAGTGAGAAAAGCGCGCCGAACGGCTTCTTTAGCCTGTTTGATAAGATTGGGTTTAGTCAGGGCGACCCGGGCAAGGTAACTACTTCCCTCCAGTTGTCCGAGCATTTCACCGAGCCGGAGAGGATGCCCGGTACGAAGTGGGTCCCTTCCGGCTGGAGTCGTGGTGGTCTGTTGGCCGGTTAGAGTGGTAGGCGCCATTTGCCCTCCGGTCATTCCAAAAATAGCGTTATTCACGAAAAAAGCGGTAATGCATTCCCCCCGGACGGCGGTATGGACGATTTCGGCGGTACCAATAGCCGCGATATCCCCATCACCCTGGTAGGAAAAAACCAGAACGTCGGGCAAGCACCGCTTGATTCCTGTAGCTACGGCCGGGGCCCGGCCGTGTGGTCCCATGACGAAATCGATATCGATGAATTCATAAA encodes the following:
- the cmk gene encoding (d)CMP kinase → MKRLIAIDGPAGSGKSTMARKLAKALHCLFIDTGAMYRAVTYYLIVNGIDIDDRKALGHALAAMKLELITEDGQVKVLLAGKPVEDQIRSQPVDEKVSDVARLPEVRNYLKEKQRSLALSQPSITEGRDVGTVILPEADLKIYLTAAPEIRAKRRWLQNREKGLTVNLREIQKNVLARDNLDTNREEAPLRLADDAHVLDTTSLTIEQVLTRLIALTEEEIG
- a CDS encoding pseudouridine synthase, whose protein sequence is MNEAPPESGGERLNKFLARLGVASRRGCEEIIRAGRVAISGKPAIDPGRLVLTGESVTLDGKPLIRQERTVYIKFYKPRDVLTTVRDPFGRKTVMSFFSEVPDRIYPVGRLDQDSEGLLLLTNDGALTYRLTHPRFEIPKKYRVFVSGTIELEELDFLKSGIEKNGTTYRIASGEIKGYTRDCSIVDLILFEGKKHEIRILFDSLKHPVLRLIRLAMGPFILDQNILPGQWKYFTQEERKKIQSLMEENTGCG
- a CDS encoding cob(I)yrinic acid a,c-diamide adenosyltransferase, whose product is MDNRGLLEVYYGTGKGKTTAALGLSLRAAGQGKRVLIIQFFKKRFTGELATLQCIPRVTVFQFGTGEFISRCEPGKDDRKEFLIGWELAKREMIAARYNLIVLDELTYAFHFGILDWNDCAEVLRNHPETVEVVVTGRSAPEELLAMADLVTEMRMVKHPAGKGIGPRQGIDF
- the scpB gene encoding SMC-Scp complex subunit ScpB, with product MSRFERMTSANKTPGLIEAYLFASPHPVSIREMSELTGESEESLRRVLEELTKRYSSEEGSLVIRQVADTWQMMVLPEYGQAIKEFAKIIVKKGLSRAALETLALISLFQPITKAAIDLQRGADSAGSLKTLLERGLVHIDGYADKPGKPYLYRVTRKFYQTFGIDGPEGLERLQRIIMVPGEEPVE
- a CDS encoding CBS and ACT domain-containing protein codes for the protein MLVRDRMSKTVVLVNSKTTILEAEKLMKEKGIRRLPVVDGGKIVGIVTYNDLLEAEPSKAISLSRFEITYLLSKMTVAEIMKKRVITIKPDTPIEEAALIMKKNNVGGMPVVQESQVIGVITESDIFGVLVETLGVEEGGTRITLELPMKAGVLYEVTSVIKNHQVNILSLATFHNPERANYRYIVIRVDSSNPDALLDDLTAKGFPIKHVWITPKEQG
- a CDS encoding NUDIX hydrolase, which produces MIIFNREREGAEPLIPELVKSETVFRAKIFDIVRNQYEDRFERIFVHHPGAVAVVASTTQNRLLLIRQFRAPAARWLWEIPAGTLEAGEGPAECARRELEEETGFVSQQWEFLLPVFLAPGYSSEIIHLYRARNAWPHPESRQGDEDEEIYLHEITRLEARRLLASGSIADAKTIIGLQQWLSEPECGF
- the aroA gene encoding 3-phosphoshikimate 1-carboxyvinyltransferase, whose product is MNTTTVRKWDRPLRGVLFCPRDKSLSHRAAMLGALCSGQTNIEGFSFCEDCRSTLRCLRSFGAEIKEEPVTHQVEVHSPGHRHLQEPDTVLDVGNSGTTIRMLSGIACGIEGLTVLTGDASIRKRPMKRIIDPLTATGALLGGRNHDRYPPLYVRGRRRLRAISYQMEVASAQVKSALLFASLFADDRSVIEELLPTRNHTENMLRYLGVSVVEQEKRLYLTPPDRMPATRFSLPGDPSSAAFPAALALLIPESSITIRNVGLNPLRTGFLECLRLMGADLTIIPQGECFSEGYGDIQIQHAPLQGIAIPREMIPSLVDEIPILAVLATQAQGVTSISGAGELRVKESDRLHGIARGLQLMGADITEEEDGLRITGPVKLRGAAVSSGKDHRIAMSLLVAGLAAEGETIVQESECIGVSYPEFFHDLALLGVQTFQPHGVQS
- the aroH gene encoding chorismate mutase is translated as MMRGIRGAICIDEDTHEQVLKAALDLFEKILEQNQLIPEAVGAVFITVTPDIRSAFPAEGIRRQDDFRLVPTMCAQEIPVSGALEKCLRMLVLADQPGKGQDDVHHIYLGQALALRRDLETMS
- a CDS encoding CBS domain-containing protein; translated protein: MDIVVSHEGSDFDSLSSMYAVTRLYPGTVMVLGGAVNRNVRHFLTLYGHFFPYSLEKDLDWTAVKRVFVTDTSLPDRIGRAGQAIRQGSITYVVYDHHPLSEESLAGDTVHIEPLGACTTLLVKRIREKNLPLAPLEATLFTLGIYEDTGSFTFPTTTSDDLDAVSYLIQRGAQVGYVPRFTGLQLTTEQREILKRMIDSLVVENINGIPVHFTSVTSHEYIDGVSFLVHKLMDLEEIEVLFAVFTLEEKVYIISRSRLEDVDLRKILEKMNGGGHRGAASTALKNITPEEAIRKLRNILRESLSFLRAYEIMSYPVKTIHVESSIREASLIMIRFGYSGLPVVNEMGSVVGLIARRDVEKAIHHGLQNAPVKSFMAPQVITVTPDSSIFQVRNLMVEKDIGRIPVVKEGRLMGIITRSDLLRTFHQQENFLSPRLTRLNISQKLFFQFSEADLSFLNKLGDLARKMGYQAYLVGGVVRDCILGIPNEDLDIVIEGNAIEFVKKVTELFPGKTVSYPPFGTAILIMANQRRIDFATARQEYYPQAGSAPEVEYASLRRDLFRRDFTINALAASLSPDNWGDLFDFFGGIRDLENHSLRILHPLSLVEDPARIIRAVRFEQKYDFAIEPFTMSLLKQAVREEQLNSLKPDRLKEEIQLILRLPGYHRYLRRLYQLDTFPCIFPGCTWKAEYTRIFEDLKKGIDQFPPPVPLDLFLLKLSPLLENMSLYHLDNFVKKLSLSHRQAQAINSYFGDRDRLRRTLSRPIMRPSAAFRILQRIPLEFLYLNLAIYSDNQLAYQTLERYLTEWFSTKPVLTGNDLKEMGLREGPIYATILEELRLAMIDGMVFNRAEERQFVKNIVEGMR
- the trpS gene encoding tryptophan--tRNA ligase yields the protein MNTRKRIFSGMRPTGKMHIGHYFGALRNWIRLQEEYDCIFGVVDWHALTTSFEQTEDLEKNILDMVKDWLSVGINPERSLMMIQSLVREHAELHLLFSMITPVGWLDRNPVLKQQLQDMGLKEAVGYGHLGYPVLMAADILIYRAVGVPVGEDQVPHIEMTREIARRFNHLYHTAVFPEPDELLTETPRILGIDGKKMSKSVNNTIGLSEDRNDIKKKVASMFTDPDKIRRNDPGHPERCNVFSLQGLIANPRVSEIEMDCRSGALGCVDCKKELSGLLVDFLDAITPYRTEYQAKDSLVRELLVEGSRKAREMARETMSIVRRAVRIDYGLPRHE
- a CDS encoding phosphopentomutase — translated: MRILIALLDGVGMGELPDAAYYNDRGSHTLRNTARAVGGLHLPVLASLGLGLIDEIPGVPQPVSSQASYGKMLEQSPGKDTTTGHWEIAGLILDQPFPLYPEGFPNRIIDAVQKYFGKPVLGNVPASGTDIIARLGNEHLRTGAPIVYTSADSVFQVAAHVAVIPPEELYRFCEYARRILTGKDAVARVIARPFEGNAGNYVRTGGRRDYSLPPPARTLLDVLVAEGKITIGVGKIKDIFANRGVTRSYKTSGNRETFAVFRELANSGEGDLVWANFNDFDSLYGHRNDPRGFAKAIEEWDRELAELLEILTGNDVLLITSDHGCDPTFPGTDHTREYAPLLMYAPTLSPSHSLGVRKTFADIAATASCVLNVSWAGPGTAFFPA